The nucleotide sequence TTACAATTTAGAACCCGCAACTTTCGAAAATTATGAAGTAGGTGGTTGGGTAGCTTTGTTAGGAAATACATTCAGCTTTGATTATGCCTTGTATTATATGGATGGAACAAATGAACTTTTAAGTATCAAACTTGAAGATAATTCGACAGATTATCGTTCTGCTGGGGAAACAAGACATAAAGGTGTGGAATTTGGCTTCAATTACAAACCTAATTCTCAATGGAATTTCCGTGTTGGAGGAACTGTGGCTGAGCATCGTTATATTGACTTTCAGGTTTCGGATAAATCAACCGATACTTTACAAAATTTAGGCGGCTACGAAATGCCTCAGGCTCCAAGATGGGCAGGAAATTCAGAAGTGACCTATTACCCAAATTGGTTGCCAAATTTCAGAGCTGGAATCGAATGGCAATACATTAGTAGTTATTTCCAAAACCAAATCAACACTGTCGAATATGCTGGTTACAACTTATTCAATGCAAGAGTAGGTTACAAATACAAAAGTGTTGAAATCTATGGTAACATCATGAACCTAACGGATAAACTATATGCTTACAATGCTAGTAGAGGAAATCTATCAAGCTCCCAATCGACCTATACAGCAGCAGCACCACGAACTTTTATGGTTGGGTTACAATATAATTTTTCATTGAAAAAATAACAACAAATGACAAAGTCAAAAAATAAAAAGTGGTCTAAAAAACTCAAGCAAAAAATGTACAAATGGCACAGAACACTGGGAATCATCACGATTATCCCAGTGATTTTCTGGTGTATTTCGGGCTTGATGCATCCTGTGATGGCACATTGGTTTAAACCCACTATTGCTCATGAAAAATTAGAAGTAAAACCCATAGACAGTACCCAAATCAAACTGTCCATTGGAGATGTTTTAGAAAAAAATAAGATTCCTGTTTTTAAAAACTTTCATCTGGTAGCTTTCAACAATACCACTTATTACCAAATAAAAACAACCAAAGAAAACGAAGTCTTGTATTTTGATGCCCAAACGGCTGAGGAATTAAAAAATGGAGATCAAATCTATGCCGAATGGTTGTCACGTTATTTCATAGAGGATCAAAAAAGTAAACTGGCTAGTCTTTCATTAGTAACTGAATTTGACAGTCAGTACAAATACGTCAACCGTTATTTACCCGTTTGGAAAGTAACTTTCGAGCGTGACGATGCCATGGATGTCTATGTAGAAACTACATCAAGCAAACTGGCAACTTACAATCCTACTTCAAGAAAGATACAGCTATGGATTTTTGACAACTTTCACAATTGGAGTTTTCTGGAAGCTATTTCGAATAACGCTCTTCGAATTATAGTGATGCTCTTATTATTGGGAATTATTGCCATATCAGCTATTAGCGGCATTGTTATTTATGGTTTCTTTTGGAAAGTCTTCAAAAAAACACCTGTAACCGAGAACGAAAGCAAGTTCAAAAAACACCACCGAAAAATCGGGATTGCAGTCGCATTTGTAACCTTTACTTTTACTTTCAGCGGTGGTTATCATGCTTTAACCAAGTGGGAGCCTTATGTTTTAGACAAAATGGTGTTTACACCTGATTTTAAAGCGACTGATTTTCAATCAAATCATTTAGACTTAAAACCGGATTCCACTTGGACAGATGTTTCTTTAATTCAGTTTAAAAACAAAAATTATTACCAAGTACGCTTAGCACCTAATGAAGAAGGTGAAGTACAAAATAAATATATTGACTCTAAAACAGCTGTTGAAACTCCAAATCTAGAAGCGCAATATGCTGAATTTTTAGCTAGTAAATTCGCCAAAATGATGGTAAAAGACACGGCACTTCCTGCAGATTGCTGTGATGTCGAAAACACTAATTCCTGTATCAAAAACGCCAAATTATTAAATACAGAATACTTGTATCAGTTTGATAATCGGGAATATGGATTTGTAAACAAACGTTTGCCAGTAGTGAAATTGAGTTACGACACAGCCGATAAAGCTACTTTTTATATTGAACCTGCTACTTCCAGATTAGCGGCTCTAGTAACCGATTCTAAAAGAACCGAAGGCTACAGTTTTGCCATCCTACACAAATATTTATTTATGGATTGGGCTGGAAAAAACATCCGTGATTTGGTAATGGCCTTGTCGGCTCTTGGGGTTTTGGTAGTAAGCCTTTTGGGTTTGTATTTATTCTTAAAAAGAAAATAGATTACATCTTTCATGTAAAGTAGAAGAACACAGATTTGAGAAATTAAAGAAATAGTCACAGATTAAAACAAATTAATCTTTTCAATTCTATCAAACTCTTTTGAAATCTGCTAAATCTGCGTGAAAAACATTGCACTCAGATTTGGCAGATTTTCTAATATAATAATTTGGATTTTAGTCTAAATTAAAAATAGTACCACTTTATCAACCGAGATAAAGCAAACGGACAAAGTAAAATACCGTCACTTTCGTGAAATCTGTGGCTAGTTTTTTTGAATACAATCTATCTCGGATTATCCTCGTAATACCTCGCTTCGATACGTTTGATATCTTTAATGGAGTTTTTAGTCCACAACAATCGTTTTTCAACTAACTCCTCGGCTGATAAACCCCAGTTTTGATTCGATTGACGCAATCTAGTTGTTAGGTTTTGAATAATTATAGCCGCAGAAACTGATATGTTCAAACTCTCTGTAAAACCTACCATTGGAATCTTCAAAAAACCATCGGCCTGTTGCATAATTTCCTCTGACAATCCTTCTTTTTCGGTTCCAAAAAACAAGGCAGCGGGTTTTGAAATATCAAAATCTTCAAGCAAACAATCATTTTCATGTGGAGTTGTAGCAATGATT is from Flavobacterium sp. NG2 and encodes:
- a CDS encoding PepSY domain-containing protein — its product is MTKSKNKKWSKKLKQKMYKWHRTLGIITIIPVIFWCISGLMHPVMAHWFKPTIAHEKLEVKPIDSTQIKLSIGDVLEKNKIPVFKNFHLVAFNNTTYYQIKTTKENEVLYFDAQTAEELKNGDQIYAEWLSRYFIEDQKSKLASLSLVTEFDSQYKYVNRYLPVWKVTFERDDAMDVYVETTSSKLATYNPTSRKIQLWIFDNFHNWSFLEAISNNALRIIVMLLLLGIIAISAISGIVIYGFFWKVFKKTPVTENESKFKKHHRKIGIAVAFVTFTFTFSGGYHALTKWEPYVLDKMVFTPDFKATDFQSNHLDLKPDSTWTDVSLIQFKNKNYYQVRLAPNEEGEVQNKYIDSKTAVETPNLEAQYAEFLASKFAKMMVKDTALPADCCDVENTNSCIKNAKLLNTEYLYQFDNREYGFVNKRLPVVKLSYDTADKATFYIEPATSRLAALVTDSKRTEGYSFAILHKYLFMDWAGKNIRDLVMALSALGVLVVSLLGLYLFLKRK
- a CDS encoding RNA methyltransferase, yielding MIDLDYLHFLENIITTERKEKFLKVLANRTNHFTVAVEDVFQMHNTSAVMRSCEVFGIQELHVIEQRFGKRIDKEIALGAQKWVDVNRYDSATNCIQTLRNKGYQIIATTPHENDCLLEDFDISKPAALFFGTEKEGLSEEIMQQADGFLKIPMVGFTESLNISVSAAIIIQNLTTRLRQSNQNWGLSAEELVEKRLLWTKNSIKDIKRIEARYYEDNPR